A window of the Prosthecobacter debontii genome harbors these coding sequences:
- a CDS encoding beta strand repeat-containing protein: protein MFTCSTNRRFGFSATPLGALSLGFLLLFPWVSAKLQAASLQFPQQAFLVSGNQDLESNTMALGLPVTGQKVLFVSDPADDVWFSGNNVRGRLYSVNASNQVLSSYFGEVTRLVKVGGHVIACQFYVYPVPGDPAVRNVPSQTLLINISGTFTTGQTIKTSSDPVAAYFNSLLPSVASPVANPDTGTAVEAGGLNNAIPGFNATGTLLTNDSGAAIAYSFDNSAVPPVLVETVGGLKVTSVINTAATTLATAVPASGNASASGLYGTLNVNAAGTYTYQINDSHAAVQALRLSSNRLQDVFTYTITDERGKKSATSLTVTIQGANDTPVAVADHAFAKESLRTDATAYDGTDPQGYKAQGNVLPNDTDVDRNGESLALSGLVATATGTTNSAPVLTFSGTSSNVNVGYYVFRYNTSTSTRGAALVTATGTQITVATKTPSITLSSMPPAGIGNGETLYFGLKADGSGAGGTGVVSSATATSGPNIALDTATLTGSIVQGMSVSGTGITAGTTVTGMTYDGSGRTNGITLSQSAGLTSTALTFTAPLGTTLTGRYGDLVLQSNGSYVYTPFKNNADIAAGSSVVDSFTYRMTDLEAQTSDGVLHVTVLGSSTQDPDAVADTLAATEAGGTANGTAGTNPSSSGSGVLANDLAKDGGTLSLTAAKSAQTSTISTLSTNSVTAPGGSTYDVKLTGLYGDLYLKASGAYLYVVNNTSTTVEALKTGDSLTDSFQYKVRNSIAGMEDWAATSVVISGAYDAPVAVADTATASASGATLSNPSGQVLSNDTDKDVGDTKTVSRAAAGLSVGSGTSVSPGSTSASGYAELTGSYGTLRIGADGSYKYFLDTTNAAVRALGEGVSMPSPDIFTYEAKDAGGLTATATLSVTITGSNDAPVNTWPASATLETGGQLSFTGGHAVSVSDVDDNLAALRLQVSNGVLTVNETGASFDAAEGILTLAGGAKIYYKSSDDGSGFVSENGTTSITLYGTQAQINAALASLTYTPANGFVGSDTLSLLAVDEGALQDLDTVSLSVLDVPSVADIVVNESSPHAVFIVRGTAGQQVKLSLQDLTATSLDYGPSLEYWNGTSWQSYVADSLITLPTEGELAVRTTVVADTETEGAHSFQLKVTNPYNVSKTALGTIRDDGLGSYWIGAARTPALASDLTAANIFLDDDRPLTVTSPTVNEASPYAVFKVGGIEGQMVKLELGETGANYSAGDAQLGVDTGTALQYWDGTAWLAYTAGSYVAIPKVGAVLDDEAGFLIVRVAVKPDSNNEGAETFKLTAINVGGTRSNGTCTIKDDGTGLVYLGNKTDGNSSVITDPGYPALDNDSIVVDPSTDIVKWGIAGATPAAGLMDTTIIPNTSTTPVIYSGMNNGRFDLHLTTQGLAGNGLDLKGGEATWGISPRTSTSTMKFRFYEPGTTTPYSLTNIYFSFEDAEMNEEFSNFIYWDANGNQVSLPWNSGTFSYSHQPMLKNNNLAVCNGAVLVGKPQAGKWIRVDLRGIAVTGFQFSYRMASSTAGTVQMTHLTGQAGKFGFDVTNANTFTPLTIKADSNDQAQMPDYRSQMTWNPALIGAEVSQLPAPGTLITLGDHPVTMTLTTADQQTATVGFVMTVRASKKPVLTVTTPSTRVTTLEALAPYAVTGQVTDPEGVGIDRVEVVHNGVTLVASLNGTPGDLSRNWSLDLVPVNGPNTLDIRAIDHDGICSDTVSRSFSFTQRYALQIATSGEAGTLSVKVATGGAFSRLNSAPPVSTYTVRAGSVVTLTATPKSNTVFSHWTGLPVGAVNCGKQVILTMPNADINNLVAHFVVNPFVAPIGQGTVFAGVLTPADVATTQIASVGYVTGTLTSAGSFSGQIVNSGKTDRFSATFYGNCQALFSLTPATTSTLNLSDGRTLELGFDAANGTIIATLTQAGKISRATLQRAAYSATNKVSSSLLNRKTRADLTANNQGYFTAALPAIDQTPSMASRMYPQGSGYAMITLLETGTVSVTGVLADGTSFTSSTLLVVSDAAPMFAQLKTPGATSLLGSLGGRLDFAVATHSDVSSRGLVWIRPEVTQTTGTTATAVATQLYTSGWPTGISVGFAGALYDSASMVATQLTLSAPDATKGNAELQFYEGKLVTPVCVRNFNVAANTVTKIPATDKTYTLSVSPTNGQFSGTFTPNWTQPSTKKPAFKGVVVTKGLTGPAGYGFFHSNRSADLDPESGEVTIGLQTP from the coding sequence ATGTTCACCTGCTCCACTAATCGCCGCTTCGGCTTTTCAGCAACCCCACTGGGTGCGCTGAGTTTGGGCTTCCTGTTACTGTTCCCTTGGGTGTCTGCCAAACTTCAGGCGGCTTCCTTACAGTTTCCGCAGCAAGCATTTCTCGTCTCAGGCAACCAGGATCTTGAATCCAACACGATGGCCCTCGGCTTGCCTGTCACTGGGCAAAAGGTGCTTTTTGTTTCAGATCCGGCCGACGACGTCTGGTTCTCGGGCAACAACGTTCGTGGTCGGCTCTACTCGGTTAATGCGAGCAATCAGGTTCTCAGCTCCTACTTTGGCGAAGTGACAAGGTTGGTCAAAGTGGGGGGCCATGTGATTGCCTGCCAATTTTATGTGTATCCAGTCCCAGGTGATCCGGCCGTGCGGAACGTCCCAAGCCAGACGTTGCTAATCAATATCTCCGGCACCTTTACCACCGGCCAGACGATCAAAACGAGCAGTGATCCTGTAGCAGCCTACTTCAATAGCCTGCTGCCCTCCGTAGCCTCCCCCGTAGCCAACCCGGATACCGGCACGGCAGTCGAAGCTGGCGGCCTGAACAATGCGATACCTGGATTCAATGCGACCGGCACTCTGCTGACCAATGACAGTGGGGCAGCAATCGCCTACTCCTTCGATAATAGCGCCGTGCCGCCCGTGTTGGTTGAAACTGTGGGAGGTCTCAAAGTGACTTCGGTGATCAACACGGCAGCAACGACTCTTGCGACCGCGGTGCCTGCCTCCGGCAACGCGAGTGCTTCCGGTTTGTATGGCACGTTGAACGTCAATGCGGCAGGTACTTATACGTATCAAATCAATGACTCTCACGCCGCGGTCCAAGCACTGCGCTTGTCCAGCAACCGCTTGCAAGACGTCTTCACCTACACCATCACCGACGAACGAGGAAAAAAATCCGCCACCTCCCTGACGGTGACGATTCAGGGAGCCAATGACACCCCTGTCGCTGTCGCTGACCACGCTTTTGCCAAAGAGTCTCTGCGCACCGATGCTACCGCTTATGATGGCACTGATCCTCAGGGGTATAAAGCACAAGGCAACGTCCTGCCGAATGATACTGATGTGGATCGCAATGGAGAATCTCTGGCTCTGAGCGGACTGGTCGCTACGGCAACTGGCACCACCAATTCCGCTCCCGTGCTGACATTCTCAGGAACCTCATCCAACGTGAACGTGGGTTATTATGTCTTCCGCTACAACACGAGCACCAGCACCCGTGGAGCCGCACTGGTGACAGCGACCGGAACACAGATCACTGTGGCGACGAAGACGCCGAGCATCACGCTGTCCTCCATGCCTCCAGCGGGAATCGGCAACGGGGAAACTCTGTATTTTGGCCTCAAAGCCGATGGCTCAGGAGCTGGCGGCACAGGTGTGGTCTCTTCGGCTACGGCGACGAGCGGCCCAAACATCGCCTTGGATACGGCGACCTTGACGGGATCCATCGTGCAGGGCATGAGCGTCTCCGGCACAGGTATCACTGCTGGCACGACGGTGACAGGCATGACTTATGATGGAAGCGGCCGGACCAACGGCATCACACTCAGCCAATCTGCCGGCCTTACGAGCACGGCACTGACATTCACGGCCCCCCTGGGCACCACACTGACAGGTCGTTATGGGGATTTAGTTTTGCAGTCCAACGGCAGCTACGTGTACACGCCGTTCAAAAACAATGCTGACATTGCAGCGGGAAGCTCGGTTGTGGATTCCTTCACCTACCGCATGACCGACTTGGAGGCGCAAACCAGTGACGGGGTGCTGCATGTGACGGTCCTGGGTTCGAGCACCCAAGATCCTGATGCAGTAGCTGACACGCTCGCAGCCACCGAGGCCGGAGGCACGGCCAACGGCACGGCGGGAACGAACCCCAGCTCATCTGGCAGTGGTGTACTGGCCAACGATCTTGCCAAAGATGGCGGCACACTGAGCTTGACGGCTGCCAAGTCCGCTCAGACCAGCACGATCTCTACCCTGAGCACCAACAGCGTCACCGCCCCTGGCGGCAGCACTTACGATGTGAAGCTCACCGGTCTGTATGGCGATCTCTATCTCAAGGCCAGTGGCGCCTACCTGTATGTGGTTAACAATACCAGCACGACTGTGGAGGCACTGAAGACGGGCGATAGCCTAACAGACAGTTTCCAATATAAGGTCCGCAACTCCATCGCAGGAATGGAGGACTGGGCCGCCACCAGCGTCGTCATTTCTGGAGCTTATGATGCGCCAGTGGCTGTCGCTGATACCGCAACGGCCAGCGCTAGCGGTGCAACACTTTCCAATCCCTCAGGTCAGGTTCTGTCCAACGATACCGATAAGGATGTGGGCGATACCAAAACCGTCTCCCGTGCCGCTGCTGGTCTCAGTGTGGGGTCTGGCACAAGCGTGTCACCTGGCAGCACTTCCGCCAGCGGCTACGCTGAGTTGACGGGCAGCTATGGCACGTTGCGCATCGGTGCCGATGGCAGCTACAAGTACTTCTTGGATACGACCAATGCCGCCGTGCGTGCCCTGGGCGAGGGTGTGTCTATGCCTTCTCCAGACATCTTTACCTACGAAGCGAAAGATGCAGGCGGACTGACTGCCACGGCAACACTCAGTGTCACCATCACTGGCAGCAACGATGCACCGGTCAATACTTGGCCGGCCTCAGCCACTCTGGAAACGGGCGGGCAGTTGAGCTTCACGGGGGGCCATGCCGTTTCGGTTTCCGATGTCGATGACAATCTGGCCGCCCTACGCCTCCAAGTCTCGAATGGAGTCTTGACGGTGAATGAAACAGGAGCCTCTTTCGATGCTGCAGAGGGAATACTGACGCTGGCAGGAGGCGCCAAAATCTACTACAAATCGTCCGACGATGGCTCGGGTTTTGTCTCTGAAAACGGAACCACGAGCATCACCCTCTACGGCACACAGGCCCAGATCAATGCCGCCCTTGCCTCACTCACTTACACACCGGCCAACGGCTTCGTGGGCAGCGACACCCTGAGCTTGCTTGCGGTCGATGAAGGCGCTCTGCAAGATCTCGATACCGTGAGTTTGTCGGTGTTGGATGTTCCGTCTGTGGCTGACATCGTGGTGAACGAAAGCTCTCCTCATGCCGTTTTTATCGTTCGCGGCACTGCGGGTCAACAGGTTAAACTCTCTCTTCAGGACCTCACGGCGACGAGTTTGGACTACGGTCCAAGCTTGGAATACTGGAATGGAACGAGTTGGCAGAGTTACGTTGCCGACAGCCTGATCACCCTTCCCACCGAAGGTGAATTGGCCGTCCGCACAACCGTTGTCGCCGATACCGAAACCGAAGGAGCTCACAGTTTCCAACTGAAGGTGACTAACCCTTACAATGTGTCTAAGACCGCCCTTGGCACGATCCGAGATGATGGGTTGGGCAGCTACTGGATCGGTGCGGCCCGAACACCCGCCTTGGCCAGCGACCTGACGGCCGCTAACATCTTCCTGGATGACGACCGCCCGCTGACGGTAACGAGCCCGACCGTGAACGAAGCCTCACCCTATGCCGTCTTTAAAGTCGGTGGCATTGAGGGGCAGATGGTGAAGCTGGAGCTGGGTGAAACCGGCGCGAATTACAGCGCCGGTGATGCCCAACTGGGTGTCGATACCGGCACGGCCTTGCAATATTGGGACGGCACAGCGTGGCTTGCTTACACCGCAGGGAGCTATGTAGCGATTCCCAAAGTAGGAGCTGTGTTGGACGATGAAGCAGGTTTCTTGATCGTGCGTGTTGCTGTCAAACCTGACTCCAACAATGAAGGGGCTGAAACCTTCAAGCTAACCGCTATCAATGTGGGTGGTACTCGCAGCAATGGCACATGCACCATCAAGGACGATGGCACAGGCCTTGTCTATCTCGGCAATAAGACGGATGGAAACTCCAGTGTGATCACAGATCCCGGCTATCCCGCCCTTGATAACGACAGCATCGTTGTTGATCCCAGCACAGACATTGTGAAATGGGGCATCGCTGGAGCAACCCCAGCCGCAGGCCTGATGGATACGACCATCATTCCTAACACCTCCACTACCCCAGTCATCTATTCCGGCATGAACAATGGTCGCTTCGACCTACACCTGACGACACAAGGCTTGGCGGGCAATGGTTTAGACTTGAAGGGAGGAGAAGCCACGTGGGGAATCAGTCCGCGCACTTCAACATCAACCATGAAGTTCCGCTTTTATGAGCCAGGGACAACCACACCCTATTCGCTTACCAATATTTACTTCAGCTTTGAAGATGCAGAAATGAATGAAGAATTCTCCAATTTCATTTACTGGGACGCCAACGGTAACCAAGTCTCACTCCCATGGAACAGTGGCACCTTCAGCTACAGTCATCAGCCAATGCTGAAGAATAACAACCTAGCGGTCTGCAATGGTGCAGTCTTGGTAGGCAAGCCTCAAGCGGGCAAATGGATTCGCGTGGACCTGCGCGGCATCGCCGTCACGGGCTTCCAGTTCAGCTACCGCATGGCCAGCTCGACGGCAGGCACGGTGCAGATGACCCACCTCACCGGCCAGGCGGGCAAGTTCGGGTTCGATGTCACGAATGCGAACACCTTCACTCCCCTGACCATCAAAGCCGACTCCAACGACCAGGCTCAGATGCCTGACTATCGCTCTCAGATGACCTGGAATCCTGCGCTCATCGGCGCTGAGGTCTCCCAACTTCCCGCACCAGGCACCCTGATTACTCTGGGCGACCACCCGGTCACCATGACCCTGACGACAGCCGATCAACAAACCGCGACTGTCGGCTTCGTCATGACCGTTCGAGCATCGAAGAAACCCGTTTTGACCGTCACGACCCCAAGCACCCGCGTCACCACCCTGGAAGCCCTCGCTCCCTATGCAGTAACTGGTCAGGTAACCGATCCTGAAGGTGTTGGCATCGACCGAGTCGAAGTCGTTCATAATGGTGTTACCCTCGTGGCCTCTTTAAACGGCACTCCAGGCGATCTCTCGCGCAATTGGTCGCTCGATTTGGTTCCAGTGAACGGGCCGAATACCTTAGACATCAGAGCAATCGACCATGATGGCATCTGTAGCGACACGGTATCCCGAAGCTTTAGCTTCACCCAACGTTACGCCCTTCAGATTGCGACCTCTGGAGAAGCAGGGACTCTCAGCGTCAAGGTGGCCACAGGCGGTGCCTTTAGTCGGCTGAACTCCGCCCCCCCCGTCAGCACTTACACGGTGCGTGCCGGAAGCGTCGTGACCCTCACAGCAACGCCGAAGAGCAATACGGTTTTCAGCCATTGGACCGGCTTGCCTGTGGGAGCGGTGAACTGCGGTAAACAGGTGATTTTAACCATGCCAAACGCAGACATAAATAACCTCGTCGCTCACTTCGTTGTGAATCCATTCGTAGCTCCAATAGGACAAGGGACCGTATTCGCGGGCGTGCTAACACCTGCCGATGTGGCGACCACCCAGATCGCTAGTGTCGGCTATGTGACAGGCACGCTGACTTCCGCAGGTTCCTTCAGCGGACAGATTGTCAATTCGGGTAAAACAGATCGCTTCAGTGCTACCTTTTACGGTAATTGCCAAGCCTTATTTAGTCTGACTCCAGCAACGACGTCTACCCTGAATCTGAGTGATGGTCGCACACTTGAACTGGGCTTCGATGCGGCGAATGGCACCATCATTGCAACCTTGACCCAAGCAGGCAAGATCAGTCGGGCAACGCTTCAACGCGCCGCCTACAGTGCTACCAACAAGGTGTCTTCGAGCCTTCTGAACCGTAAGACACGTGCGGATCTCACCGCCAACAACCAGGGCTACTTCACCGCAGCTCTTCCAGCGATTGATCAGACGCCATCAATGGCTTCTCGAATGTATCCACAAGGCAGTGGCTACGCCATGATCACCCTCCTGGAAACCGGCACCGTCAGCGTTACAGGTGTGCTGGCTGATGGAACGAGTTTCACCTCCTCAACCCTGTTGGTGGTCTCCGATGCAGCTCCGATGTTCGCTCAGCTCAAAACGCCAGGAGCGACCAGCCTGCTCGGCAGCCTGGGTGGACGCCTTGACTTCGCTGTTGCAACCCACAGTGACGTCTCCAGCAGGGGTCTAGTGTGGATCCGGCCCGAAGTGACTCAAACCACGGGTACGACAGCGACAGCTGTGGCGACCCAGCTTTATACAAGCGGTTGGCCAACAGGCATCTCGGTCGGCTTCGCGGGAGCGCTTTACGATTCCGCCTCGATGGTAGCGACTCAGCTCACGCTGTCAGCACCCGATGCCACCAAGGGCAATGCCGAACTCCAGTTCTATGAGGGCAAGTTGGTAACCCCGGTGTGCGTCCGTAATTTCAACGTCGCTGCCAATACAGTGACTAAAATTCCGGCCACCGATAAGACCTACACGCTGAGCGTGAGCCCCACTAACGGGCAATTCTCGGGCACATTCACGCCTAACTGGACTCAACCCTCGACCAAAAAGCCCGCCTTTAAAGGTGTCGTCGTCACGAAAGGCCTAACCGGACCCGCAGGCTATGGGTTCTTCCACAGCAACCGGTCTGCGGATCTGGACCCCGAGTCGGGAGAGGTGACCATCGGTCTGCAAACTCCCTAA
- a CDS encoding Gfo/Idh/MocA family protein: protein MTSLQRRHFLKTAALSAFAGPNILRAQNSKQKIRVACVGIGQMGAGAVQASSDEEIVAFCDVDWRKLSDRSAIAIAEKQPKVPRFTDFREMLDKKGKDIDAVLISTPDHTHFAVAMAAMQAGKHIFVQKPLAHNIWQVRTLQKAAKKYGVQTVMGNQGHCWEGIRLVKEWFEAGVLGEVREVHCWTDRPAGKVGFPETLPTEVPAGEPVPKEVSWDLWQGPVAEREFSSKYMPMFWRGWWDYGCGGLGDIGCHCLDAPFWALQLGMPEKVEVIEQEPGVLKSYTAGKSHIVFHFAARGSLPAVKIHWYEGGLLPEALPGMEKGLPGNGMIMKGSKETLFSDGMRVQSPQLWPRERMKEHYEVLRRKPLPRSAAGEPIGELFDAIRGEIPHAGSHFDYACPLTELVNVGVLAIRSGKTLEWDAEAMKVKGAPEFDNWIKEPVRDGWSYGEDLWTA, encoded by the coding sequence ATGACTTCCCTCCAACGCCGTCATTTCCTGAAAACCGCCGCACTCAGCGCTTTTGCGGGCCCCAATATCCTACGCGCTCAAAACTCCAAACAGAAGATTCGGGTCGCCTGCGTCGGCATCGGGCAGATGGGGGCGGGGGCCGTGCAGGCTTCCAGCGATGAAGAAATCGTCGCGTTTTGTGATGTGGACTGGCGTAAGCTCAGTGATCGCTCGGCGATCGCCATCGCAGAGAAGCAACCCAAGGTCCCACGTTTTACCGACTTCCGAGAAATGCTGGATAAAAAGGGCAAGGACATCGATGCTGTGCTCATTTCGACGCCCGATCACACGCACTTTGCGGTGGCCATGGCAGCGATGCAGGCGGGTAAACACATCTTTGTCCAAAAGCCGCTGGCGCATAACATCTGGCAGGTGCGCACTCTTCAAAAAGCAGCGAAGAAATACGGCGTGCAGACGGTGATGGGCAACCAAGGTCACTGCTGGGAAGGCATCCGCCTCGTGAAAGAATGGTTCGAAGCCGGGGTGCTCGGTGAGGTGCGCGAGGTCCATTGCTGGACAGATCGACCAGCAGGAAAAGTCGGTTTCCCGGAGACGTTGCCTACGGAAGTCCCAGCCGGAGAACCCGTGCCGAAGGAAGTGTCCTGGGATCTCTGGCAGGGCCCTGTGGCTGAGCGCGAGTTCAGTTCCAAATACATGCCGATGTTCTGGCGCGGCTGGTGGGACTACGGCTGCGGAGGTCTGGGTGATATCGGATGCCATTGCCTGGATGCTCCCTTCTGGGCACTCCAACTCGGCATGCCTGAGAAAGTCGAGGTCATTGAGCAGGAGCCCGGGGTTTTAAAATCCTATACTGCAGGGAAGTCCCACATCGTCTTCCATTTCGCCGCGCGTGGTTCGCTGCCAGCGGTGAAGATTCACTGGTACGAAGGCGGCCTTTTGCCCGAAGCCCTGCCCGGCATGGAAAAAGGTCTGCCTGGCAATGGCATGATCATGAAGGGCAGCAAAGAAACCCTCTTCTCCGATGGCATGCGTGTGCAAAGTCCGCAGCTCTGGCCCAGGGAGCGCATGAAGGAGCACTACGAAGTGCTGCGCCGTAAACCCCTGCCTCGATCTGCGGCTGGCGAACCTATCGGCGAACTCTTCGACGCCATTCGCGGTGAGATTCCTCACGCGGGTTCCCACTTCGACTACGCCTGTCCTTTGACCGAACTCGTCAACGTCGGTGTCCTGGCCATCCGCTCTGGCAAAACTCTCGAATGGGATGCTGAAGCGATGAAAGTGAAAGGTGCCCCGGAATTCGATAACTGGATCAAAGAACCCGTCCGTGACGGCTGGAGCTACGGTGAAGATCTTTGGACAGCTTAA
- a CDS encoding family 16 glycoside hydrolase, with amino-acid sequence MKLLRLSLTLGCLALSLSSLRADEPNPPVTHICEPVSPVVSTAFNQPTGPTRKGDVNGWQAGIGEWTVKDGSLYGDELPENHHPSSLTYRVEETDMIITAQFKLGTAEHVAFGCRDTIAPNLHLGRTFISKNAIWVQRMSGISKTTKAVKLQELKTPVDPEAWHDLTIEICGDHYRAQVDGYVVEAHHERFKDAKGLVALIVKGQGAQFKNVSIWKAKPKA; translated from the coding sequence ATGAAACTCCTCCGTCTTTCCCTAACCCTGGGCTGCTTAGCCCTCAGTCTCAGCTCTCTGCGCGCCGATGAGCCCAACCCCCCGGTGACTCACATCTGTGAGCCCGTTTCACCCGTCGTCTCGACCGCTTTCAATCAGCCTACGGGCCCGACCCGAAAAGGGGATGTCAATGGCTGGCAGGCGGGCATTGGGGAATGGACCGTCAAAGACGGCTCCCTGTATGGAGATGAACTGCCGGAAAACCATCATCCCTCGTCCCTGACCTATCGCGTGGAGGAGACGGACATGATCATCACCGCTCAGTTTAAGCTGGGCACGGCCGAGCATGTCGCCTTTGGCTGCCGGGATACCATCGCGCCTAACCTCCATCTGGGGCGCACTTTCATCAGTAAAAATGCCATTTGGGTGCAGCGGATGTCGGGGATCTCAAAGACCACGAAAGCCGTGAAACTTCAGGAACTCAAAACCCCGGTGGACCCGGAGGCCTGGCACGACCTGACAATCGAGATCTGTGGCGACCACTACCGGGCCCAGGTGGACGGGTACGTGGTGGAGGCCCATCATGAGAGGTTTAAGGATGCCAAGGGCCTTGTGGCGTTGATCGTGAAGGGCCAGGGGGCGCAATTCAAAAACGTCTCGATCTGGAAAGCTAAACCGAAGGCTTGA
- a CDS encoding DUF1592 domain-containing protein, with the protein MRFPLLSGAFLSATCLSVTAWSSVSAELPAELSAFLDQHCLECHDADVTKGGLDLTALKFELNQRANFSQWQRVFERVRDGEMPPKKQTQPEKPELAKFIAGLGQPLLKADTDDIATVGRVRSRKLTRTEYEHTLHDLLGIDIPVKALLPEDRASHGFETVAEGQQLSHHQLARYLDVADLALSEAFKRALEGDVVFERHCTPADLAMFTRGNYRGPDLKEGRSLSWPITLQFFGRMKATEVPEDGWYRITLRDVQAVNPGPTGAVWGTLRSGICYSNAPMLYMIGLVEATSTPRDLVYEAWIQKDHMLELKPNDATLKRAATGANGGNVSFKGRDLAKDGFSGISNRGIDLQRIYPNGDNDLVKRSLFGETDLQKAGKGDQAIKALDRLVARFARRAFRRPVTAEQTAPYQEIGRKVLAEESSLAEGLKASYRAILCSPRFLTFVEAPGELDDHAIASRLSYALWVSMPDAELLKLADQGKLKQPEVLSAQVTRLLADAKSQRFIESFSDQWLRLKEIDFTSPDTRQFPTFDPVVQESMLQETRTYLSELIHQNLDVTHLVDSDFAFLNGRLARHYLGDLPPNKKAELKSPKTKNKDKEKKQAKIAQKDATGVEWDDLMTSPLKVGEGLQKVSLNPQSMRGGLLAQGALLKVTSDGTSTSPVLRGVFVNERILGTHIPPPPPGVPAIEPDIRGATSIRERLEKHRSNESCMSCHTLIDPPGFALESFDPVGGWRTRYGKGKGAEVNPSGATPDGAVFADFEAWKQVYRQRADQLARGFAQQFLTYATGAAMRFSDAAALDTVVTRSRADGHGLRSILQAAVQSPVFLHK; encoded by the coding sequence ATGCGTTTCCCTCTGCTCTCCGGAGCTTTTCTTTCGGCGACCTGCCTGTCGGTCACTGCCTGGTCCTCTGTCTCAGCGGAGTTACCGGCAGAGCTATCGGCATTTCTCGATCAGCACTGCCTGGAGTGTCATGATGCCGATGTGACGAAGGGTGGGCTGGACCTCACGGCTCTGAAATTTGAGTTGAATCAGAGGGCTAATTTCAGCCAATGGCAGCGGGTCTTTGAACGAGTCCGGGATGGGGAAATGCCGCCGAAGAAGCAAACTCAGCCGGAGAAACCTGAGCTGGCGAAATTCATCGCTGGGCTGGGCCAGCCACTGCTGAAGGCAGACACGGACGACATCGCCACCGTCGGCCGCGTGCGCAGCCGTAAGCTGACACGCACGGAGTATGAGCACACGCTGCATGATCTACTCGGGATCGATATCCCGGTGAAGGCCTTGCTGCCGGAGGATCGGGCCTCGCATGGCTTTGAAACCGTGGCGGAGGGGCAGCAGCTCTCCCATCATCAGTTGGCCCGTTATCTGGATGTCGCGGACTTGGCGCTCAGTGAGGCTTTCAAGCGAGCCCTGGAGGGCGACGTTGTTTTTGAGCGTCACTGCACACCGGCAGACTTAGCCATGTTCACCCGCGGTAACTACCGTGGTCCCGATCTCAAAGAAGGGCGCAGCCTCTCCTGGCCGATCACGCTCCAGTTTTTTGGCCGTATGAAGGCCACCGAGGTACCCGAGGATGGCTGGTATCGCATCACCCTACGGGATGTTCAGGCCGTCAATCCTGGGCCTACAGGGGCCGTCTGGGGCACACTGAGGTCAGGTATCTGTTACTCGAATGCGCCCATGCTGTACATGATCGGGCTGGTGGAGGCGACCTCCACGCCGCGTGATCTGGTTTATGAGGCCTGGATTCAAAAAGACCACATGCTGGAGCTGAAACCGAATGATGCGACGCTGAAACGTGCGGCGACAGGAGCCAACGGTGGCAATGTCTCCTTCAAGGGTCGGGACCTCGCCAAAGATGGCTTTTCCGGCATCTCGAACCGAGGTATCGATCTCCAACGCATCTATCCGAATGGCGACAACGACTTGGTGAAACGCTCCTTGTTTGGAGAAACCGATCTCCAAAAAGCCGGGAAAGGTGACCAAGCCATTAAAGCCCTGGATCGCCTCGTGGCCCGGTTTGCCCGGCGGGCTTTTCGGCGCCCTGTAACGGCTGAACAAACCGCGCCTTACCAAGAGATCGGTCGCAAGGTTTTAGCGGAAGAGAGCTCTCTCGCCGAGGGCCTGAAAGCCAGCTATCGCGCCATCCTCTGCTCACCTCGATTCTTGACCTTTGTCGAAGCTCCAGGGGAGCTGGATGATCACGCCATCGCCTCCCGTCTGAGCTATGCTCTGTGGGTCAGCATGCCTGATGCAGAACTGCTCAAGCTAGCCGATCAAGGCAAACTTAAACAGCCGGAGGTGCTCTCCGCTCAGGTCACCCGTTTGCTCGCGGATGCCAAGAGCCAGCGCTTCATCGAAAGCTTCAGCGACCAGTGGCTACGACTGAAGGAGATCGACTTCACCAGCCCGGATACCCGGCAGTTTCCCACCTTCGACCCCGTGGTTCAGGAGTCCATGCTTCAGGAGACGCGTACTTATCTGAGTGAGCTCATTCACCAGAACTTGGATGTGACCCACCTCGTGGATTCGGACTTTGCCTTCCTCAACGGCAGGTTGGCACGGCACTATCTCGGGGATCTACCGCCCAACAAAAAGGCCGAGCTCAAATCCCCCAAAACCAAGAATAAGGACAAGGAGAAGAAGCAAGCCAAGATCGCGCAGAAGGATGCGACAGGGGTGGAATGGGATGATCTCATGACATCTCCCCTCAAGGTCGGCGAAGGTTTGCAGAAAGTGTCTCTCAATCCGCAGTCCATGCGTGGAGGCCTGCTGGCCCAGGGAGCCCTGCTGAAAGTCACCTCGGATGGCACAAGCACCTCACCCGTGCTGCGGGGTGTCTTTGTCAATGAACGCATCCTAGGCACCCATATCCCGCCGCCGCCGCCCGGTGTGCCAGCCATTGAGCCGGACATCCGTGGAGCCACCTCCATCCGCGAACGGCTGGAAAAACATCGCAGCAATGAATCCTGCATGTCCTGCCACACGCTGATCGACCCTCCAGGGTTTGCCCTGGAGAGCTTTGACCCTGTCGGCGGCTGGCGCACTCGCTATGGCAAGGGCAAAGGCGCTGAGGTGAACCCCTCTGGAGCCACGCCCGATGGGGCCGTCTTTGCGGATTTCGAGGCCTGGAAGCAGGTTTACAGACAACGGGCCGATCAGTTGGCCCGAGGTTTCGCCCAACAATTTTTGACCTATGCTACCGGTGCCGCCATGCGTTTCAGTGATGCTGCTGCCCTAGACACCGTCGTCACGCGTTCCCGCGCAGACGGGCATGGTCTGCGCTCAATCCTCCAGGCTGCGGTGCAGAGCCCCGTCTTTCTTCACAAATAA